In Nitrospirota bacterium, a single window of DNA contains:
- the purN gene encoding phosphoribosylglycinamide formyltransferase gives MGVLASGRGSNFQSIINSIDNNTLDAAIAVLITDNPSAYAIERAKSRNIEHLVLHPAKYGSRDEFYEEISRELRSRAVDLVVLAGFMRIVGKPLIDAFANKIMNIHPALLPSFPGLHGQRQAVEYGVKISGCTVHFVDEGMDTGPIIIQAAVPVYDGDTEESLSERILALEHRIYPEAIRLFAEGSLEVHGRIVKIRTNAVQRSFIANPLPRDS, from the coding sequence ATCGGGGTTCTTGCATCAGGCAGAGGCTCGAATTTTCAGTCGATCATCAATTCAATCGACAATAACACTCTGGACGCTGCTATTGCTGTTCTCATTACTGACAACCCCTCTGCGTATGCCATCGAAAGAGCGAAGTCCCGGAATATCGAGCATCTCGTGCTGCATCCCGCGAAATATGGTTCGAGGGATGAATTCTATGAAGAGATCAGCAGAGAACTGAGAAGCAGAGCTGTTGATCTGGTAGTCCTTGCAGGGTTTATGAGAATCGTCGGCAAGCCGCTGATCGATGCGTTTGCAAACAAAATCATGAATATTCACCCCGCACTTCTGCCCTCGTTTCCTGGTCTGCACGGGCAGAGACAGGCTGTTGAATACGGTGTGAAGATTTCAGGATGTACGGTACATTTCGTTGACGAAGGCATGGACACCGGCCCGATCATCATACAGGCTGCAGTTCCGGTGTATGATGGCGATACCGAGGAAAGCCTGTCCGAAAGGATACTTGCCCTTGAACACCGGATATACCCTGAAGCGATTCGGCTGTTTGCAGAAGGCAGCCTAGAGGTGCATGGAAGGATTGTAAAGATCAGAACCAATGCCGTTCAGAGAAGTTTCATTGCGAATCCCCTTCCGAGGGATTCCTGA
- the rsmD gene encoding 16S rRNA (guanine(966)-N(2))-methyltransferase RsmD, with product MKISGGTAKGRRTAAHRLLAGKSAGERLRPTSSKVREALFDILRNRIEGSRFLDLFAGTGTVGLEALSRGAGKAFFVEPDETRIRAIRKIVEELGFQRRAVVVKGRAHTFLMRMSAEHESFDILFLDPPYHSEDLEKILPVIGKEGLLQEGGVVVVEHFFKREMPEEAGHLRRERSYRYGDTVLTLYKGNGT from the coding sequence ATGAAAATCTCGGGCGGAACGGCAAAGGGGAGACGGACTGCCGCACACAGGCTTCTTGCAGGAAAGTCCGCCGGAGAACGGCTCAGGCCAACCTCATCAAAAGTAAGAGAAGCGCTGTTCGATATACTTCGGAACAGAATTGAAGGATCACGTTTCCTGGATCTCTTTGCAGGGACCGGAACCGTGGGACTTGAGGCGCTTTCCCGGGGTGCCGGAAAGGCATTCTTTGTTGAGCCTGATGAGACACGCATCAGGGCAATCAGAAAGATTGTTGAAGAATTGGGATTTCAGCGCAGGGCGGTAGTGGTGAAGGGCAGGGCGCATACCTTCCTTATGAGAATGTCGGCTGAGCATGAGAGTTTTGACATACTTTTTTTGGACCCGCCCTATCATTCAGAAGATCTGGAAAAGATACTCCCTGTGATCGGAAAGGAAGGCCTGCTGCAAGAAGGAGGGGTGGTAGTCGTCGAGCATTTTTTCAAGAGGGAAATGCCTGAGGAAGCCGGACACTTGAGAAGAGAGAGAAGCTACCGGTACGGAGATACTGTTCTGACACTGTACAAAGGAAACGGGACATGA
- the coaD gene encoding pantetheine-phosphate adenylyltransferase → MKTTAIYPGTFDPITNGHLDLVKRALGFFDEVIIAVAPSRKKQPLFTLEERLEMIRTAVKGMKGTRVEAFDGLLVLYVREKNGNAILRGLRAISDFEYELQMAHINRRLDANIETVFMMPNEEYGFLTSSIVREVALFGGSVKGLVPDIVENALKEKLKAV, encoded by the coding sequence ATGAAAACCACGGCGATTTATCCCGGAACTTTTGACCCGATAACGAACGGACACCTTGACCTCGTGAAGAGAGCGCTGGGTTTTTTCGACGAGGTGATTATCGCGGTTGCCCCGAGCAGGAAGAAGCAGCCCCTCTTTACCCTGGAAGAAAGACTTGAAATGATCAGGACTGCAGTGAAGGGCATGAAGGGGACAAGGGTCGAGGCATTCGACGGCCTGCTTGTCCTGTATGTGCGGGAGAAGAACGGAAATGCCATTCTCCGCGGACTGAGGGCCATATCTGATTTTGAGTATGAACTCCAAATGGCTCATATCAACAGAAGGCTGGATGCCAATATCGAGACTGTGTTCATGATGCCGAATGAAGAATACGGGTTCCTGACATCGAGTATCGTAAGAGAGGTAGCGTTATTCGGAGGTTCTGTGAAGGGGCTTGTTCCGGACATCGTGGAAAACGCACTGAAAGAAAAACTGAAAGCCGTGTAG